A genomic region of Nitrospira sp. contains the following coding sequences:
- a CDS encoding aminoglycoside phosphotransferase, translated as MLSANTTPFTNPLSPPDQTLIAQAVETRLSPGLVLKALTPLAGDASNRRYYRATVAGGPPHAVIVMQLAEPEGFKQSEEAVSGGIHQISELPFINIMSHLAKAKVPVPVLHYYDQSAGLLYLEDFGDVTLAEAVSQADAPSLESRYKQAINVLVQMQINATTPADPGCLAFHRSFDVPLLMWEFDHFLEYGIVARRGNPLPDGDATAIRREFEGIAELLAGQPRVFTHRDYHSRNLMVDGLRLGVIDFQDALMGPATYDLASLLRDAYIRLDEALVDDLVGYYLDQLAEQRFVWTNRAAFRRLFDLTSIQRNLKAAGRFVYIDRVKGNSKFLADIPRVLSYVRRNLEKHPELDTLRRHLTPHVPELQ; from the coding sequence ATGTTGTCGGCGAACACCACTCCTTTCACGAATCCCCTGTCTCCTCCCGATCAAACTCTCATCGCGCAGGCCGTCGAGACTCGTCTTTCTCCCGGTCTCGTTTTGAAGGCGCTGACGCCATTGGCAGGCGATGCCTCCAATCGGCGCTACTATCGCGCCACCGTTGCCGGCGGGCCACCTCATGCTGTGATCGTGATGCAGTTGGCTGAGCCGGAAGGTTTCAAACAGTCTGAAGAGGCGGTCAGTGGCGGGATCCACCAGATCTCGGAATTACCCTTCATCAACATCATGTCGCATCTGGCTAAAGCAAAGGTGCCGGTGCCTGTACTCCATTACTATGATCAATCCGCAGGGCTGCTCTATCTGGAAGATTTCGGAGATGTGACCTTGGCAGAGGCCGTTAGCCAAGCGGATGCGCCAAGCTTGGAGTCACGGTATAAGCAGGCCATCAATGTCTTAGTACAGATGCAGATCAACGCCACGACGCCGGCAGATCCTGGGTGCCTGGCGTTTCACCGCAGTTTCGATGTGCCGTTGCTGATGTGGGAGTTCGATCATTTTCTCGAGTATGGAATTGTGGCGCGTCGCGGCAACCCGTTGCCTGATGGGGACGCCACGGCAATCAGACGGGAGTTCGAAGGAATCGCGGAACTCCTCGCCGGACAACCACGCGTCTTTACGCATCGCGATTATCACTCTCGCAATTTGATGGTCGACGGGTTGCGGCTTGGCGTGATTGACTTTCAGGATGCGTTGATGGGACCGGCAACCTATGATCTGGCCTCACTCTTACGGGACGCCTACATTCGACTTGACGAAGCCCTCGTTGACGATTTGGTGGGGTACTACCTCGATCAGCTGGCCGAACAACGCTTCGTCTGGACCAATCGTGCCGCGTTTCGACGGCTGTTTGATCTGACAAGTATTCAGCGCAATCTGAAGGCGGCCGGCCGGTTTGTCTATATTGATCGGGTCAAAGGCAACTCGAAATTCTTAGCGGATATCCCCCGCGTCTTGAGTTACGTCAGGCGCAATCTTGAGAAACATCCGGAGCTGGATACCCTCCGGAGGCACCTCACACCGCATGTGCCTGAATTGCAGTAG